A window from Sinanaerobacter sp. ZZT-01 encodes these proteins:
- a CDS encoding alanine/glycine:cation symporter family protein, whose protein sequence is MMEDLVQNIHMFALWMNRYLWGVPMLILLFGTHIYMTFRTGVIQQKIFQSIRLSVTKDTCAKGDVSQFGALATALASTIGTGNIVGVGTAIALGGPGAVFWTWLTGCFGIATKYSEALIAIKYRVQTKDGSMLGGAMYALERGLQMKWLAVLFAFFTALAGFGIGSSVQANAVSVVMKENFNIPEQISGVFLAALVAVVILGGVQSITKVCEKLVPFMALFYTLGCIFILIINKEYLMQSIETILLGAFSKRAAGGGFVGSTILIACRYGVARGLFSNESGMGSAPIVAAAAQTRNPVRQAMISSTATFWDTGIVCGITGLVLVSTIIANPQINAVVGNGGQLTSLAFEKIPYIGSAILAFGMLAFAFSTILGWSYYGEKAAQYLFGKKIIFPYRIAWIAMVFIGAISNLDVIWSLSDMMNALMAIPNLIAILLLSHVIAKETQYYVYEDHLDEIDQTPIPIINR, encoded by the coding sequence ATGATGGAGGATTTGGTACAGAATATCCATATGTTTGCATTGTGGATGAATCGGTACCTATGGGGAGTTCCAATGCTTATTTTACTGTTTGGGACACATATTTACATGACATTTCGCACGGGAGTGATTCAGCAGAAAATTTTTCAAAGCATTCGATTATCGGTTACAAAAGATACTTGTGCAAAGGGAGATGTCAGCCAATTCGGAGCTTTAGCAACGGCATTGGCTTCTACAATCGGGACAGGAAATATTGTAGGAGTCGGAACGGCAATTGCACTTGGGGGACCGGGGGCAGTTTTTTGGACTTGGCTTACGGGTTGTTTTGGGATCGCGACAAAATATAGTGAAGCACTCATTGCCATTAAATATCGGGTACAGACAAAAGACGGATCGATGCTTGGTGGTGCGATGTATGCCTTGGAACGGGGACTGCAAATGAAATGGCTTGCCGTTTTATTTGCATTTTTTACTGCACTTGCCGGATTTGGTATCGGATCCAGTGTGCAGGCAAATGCAGTTTCTGTTGTTATGAAAGAGAATTTTAATATACCCGAACAGATCAGCGGAGTTTTTCTTGCCGCTTTGGTAGCAGTTGTCATTCTGGGAGGAGTACAGTCCATTACAAAAGTTTGTGAAAAATTGGTCCCGTTTATGGCACTTTTTTATACATTGGGATGTATCTTTATTTTAATCATAAATAAAGAATATCTGATGCAGAGTATTGAAACGATTCTGCTTGGAGCTTTTTCAAAACGTGCAGCAGGAGGAGGCTTTGTCGGCTCTACCATATTGATCGCCTGTCGCTATGGTGTCGCAAGAGGGCTTTTTTCTAATGAATCGGGCATGGGATCTGCACCAATTGTAGCTGCTGCAGCACAGACAAGAAATCCAGTACGTCAAGCTATGATCTCCTCCACGGCAACTTTTTGGGATACGGGAATTGTTTGCGGAATAACCGGCCTGGTTTTAGTCAGCACGATTATAGCAAATCCTCAAATTAATGCAGTAGTAGGAAATGGTGGTCAGCTTACGTCTTTAGCATTTGAAAAAATTCCTTATATTGGATCGGCGATTTTAGCTTTTGGAATGCTGGCTTTTGCATTTTCAACCATTTTGGGTTGGTCCTATTACGGAGAAAAAGCAGCACAATACCTATTTGGGAAAAAAATCATTTTTCCTTATCGCATTGCATGGATCGCAATGGTTTTTATAGGGGCAATTTCAAATTTGGACGTAATATGGAGCCTTTCTGATATGATGAATGCACTGATGGCGATTCCAAACCTAATTGCAATTTTACTGCTGAGTCATGTGATTGCAAAAGAAACACAATACTATGTTTATGAAGATCATCTGGATGAGATAGACCAGACTCCGATTCCTATTATCAATCGTTAA
- a CDS encoding SLC13 family permease, with the protein MKQKIFAFIKNEMVLFVAAAFAAASMCIVPPTGSYLDYFDFSVLALLFCLMAVVNGLQDKGVLFQFAYALLSRIDNLRRLSEVLVFLCFFSSMFVTNDVALLTFVPFSALILTYTKQEKYLIYVLVLQTIAANLGSMLTPMGNPQNLYLYQHFQLKAFDFVAITFPITAFSSFLLLLACQFVKKEKVQVTFSEKVVLKKPKIVAGYAVLFFLCLLAVVHLLHYVIVLAVVCIFIYFLDKKNFQSVDYSLLLTFICFFIFVGNLGKMDSFCSIMSRFLVGREKEAAVLLSQLISNVPAAVLLSGFTYDARALVVGTNIGGLGTLVASLASLISFKLYTKIENANPLRYIVTFTGVNAFFLIILMTVF; encoded by the coding sequence ATGAAGCAGAAGATTTTTGCATTTATAAAAAATGAAATGGTATTATTTGTAGCAGCCGCATTTGCGGCTGCTTCTATGTGTATTGTGCCACCGACAGGAAGTTATTTGGATTATTTTGATTTTTCAGTATTAGCTTTGCTGTTTTGTCTGATGGCAGTTGTTAATGGATTACAGGATAAGGGTGTCTTGTTTCAATTTGCATATGCATTGCTTTCCCGGATAGACAATCTGCGCCGTTTAAGCGAAGTGCTGGTTTTTCTTTGCTTCTTTTCGTCCATGTTTGTAACAAATGACGTTGCACTCCTGACTTTTGTACCTTTTTCTGCTCTGATTCTTACCTATACAAAACAGGAAAAGTATTTAATTTACGTTTTAGTTTTACAGACTATTGCCGCAAATTTGGGGAGCATGCTGACACCAATGGGAAATCCGCAGAATCTCTATTTGTATCAACATTTTCAGTTAAAGGCATTTGATTTTGTGGCGATAACCTTTCCAATTACAGCGTTCTCGTCATTTCTTTTACTGTTAGCTTGCCAGTTTGTGAAGAAAGAGAAGGTGCAAGTCACATTTTCAGAGAAGGTAGTTTTGAAAAAACCTAAAATCGTAGCAGGTTATGCCGTTTTATTTTTTTTGTGTCTTCTTGCGGTTGTTCATCTTCTTCATTATGTAATTGTACTGGCTGTGGTTTGTATCTTTATCTATTTTTTAGACAAAAAAAATTTTCAGAGCGTAGATTATTCCCTACTGCTTACTTTTATATGCTTCTTCATTTTTGTAGGAAATCTTGGAAAGATGGATTCCTTTTGTTCAATTATGAGCCGTTTTTTGGTGGGAAGGGAAAAAGAGGCTGCTGTTCTCCTGAGCCAGTTGATTAGCAACGTTCCGGCGGCTGTGCTGCTTTCCGGATTTACATACGACGCTCGTGCCCTTGTTGTCGGAACGAACATCGGCGGATTGGGAACATTGGTTGCTTCACTGGCAAGTTTGATTTCATTTAAGCTGTATACGAAAATAGAGAATGCAAATCCGTTACGTTATATTGTTACATTTACTGGTGTGAATGCTTTTTTCTTAATTATACTAATGACAGTTTTTTAA
- a CDS encoding PadR family transcriptional regulator yields MVQLLILYYLSLKSTHGYEIQKFIQLSEMDKWNNIQSGSIYYAMSKLEKNEYIKLIDTLGTGEKSKRIFAITEKGRSHLKEMAMSEMQKSLWSICSEKFLVYPMVANLTKEELSFTISTHIEDLKRKEHDIEKWTKEKENTASSVERATLQLMKNTVCSQIAWHDVLLENIDETIKSAANISQLIKSLDFSKSAIEVQLQMP; encoded by the coding sequence ATGGTTCAATTGCTAATACTTTATTATCTAAGTCTAAAATCAACACATGGATACGAAATTCAGAAATTTATTCAATTAAGCGAGATGGATAAATGGAACAATATACAATCAGGCTCTATCTATTATGCCATGAGTAAATTAGAAAAAAACGAATATATTAAGTTAATTGACACGTTGGGTACCGGTGAGAAGTCCAAACGTATTTTTGCCATCACTGAAAAAGGACGTTCCCATCTAAAAGAAATGGCAATGAGTGAAATGCAAAAATCATTGTGGAGCATTTGTTCTGAAAAGTTCTTAGTATACCCTATGGTTGCCAATCTAACAAAGGAAGAATTGTCATTCACCATCAGCACGCATATTGAGGACTTGAAACGTAAGGAGCATGATATTGAAAAATGGACGAAGGAAAAGGAGAATACAGCCTCCTCTGTTGAAAGAGCGACATTACAACTGATGAAAAATACAGTTTGCAGTCAGATTGCTTGGCATGATGTTCTACTTGAAAATATTGATGAGACAATCAAAAGCGCAGCAAATATTTCTCAACTCATAAAATCCTTAGACTTCTCCAAATCTGCCATAGAAGTTCAGTTACAAATGCCATAA
- a CDS encoding GNAT family N-acetyltransferase: MSEFTTDIFSVITELAKNKKDGLKELVNYFIQNGLISNYEKDILKILNEFINKFQFLIVAMGAPLYSKQIYPLVIALNNLFHRGNLNSFLAHLWYNPVIHIIYILYGGCMKTIKVENRNQALIEQLEKVWKASVKETHLFLSNEEINNIQKYIPQALMAIPNLIVAENENGEPIAFMGIDKQKLEMLFIAPTERGRGLGKKLLEYGIKEYRVNELGVNEQNPQAKGFYEHMGFRVYKRTETDEQGMPYPILYMRL; encoded by the coding sequence ATGAGCGAGTTTACGACTGATATATTTTCAGTAATAACCGAATTGGCAAAAAACAAGAAGGATGGTCTAAAGGAGTTAGTTAATTATTTTATTCAAAACGGGCTTATTTCAAATTACGAAAAAGATATTCTCAAAATACTTAATGAATTTATAAATAAGTTTCAATTTTTAATTGTGGCAATGGGTGCCCCATTATACTCGAAACAAATTTATCCTTTAGTGATAGCACTAAACAACTTGTTCCATAGGGGTAATCTTAATAGCTTTTTGGCACATTTATGGTACAATCCTGTCATACATATTATTTATATACTATATGGGGGATGTATGAAAACAATTAAAGTTGAAAATAGAAATCAAGCACTAATAGAACAGCTTGAAAAAGTCTGGAAAGCTTCTGTAAAAGAAACACATCTATTTTTATCAAATGAAGAAATAAACAATATCCAAAAATACATTCCGCAGGCATTAATGGCGATTCCTAATTTAATTGTTGCAGAGAACGAAAATGGCGAGCCAATTGCATTTATGGGGATAGATAAACAGAAACTTGAGATGTTATTTATTGCTCCCACAGAACGTGGACGCGGTTTAGGGAAAAAATTACTTGAATATGGCATCAAAGAATACAGAGTTAATGAATTAGGGGTTAATGAACAAAATCCTCAAGCAAAAGGTTTTTATGAACATATGGGATTTAGGGTTTATAAAAGAACCGAAACAGATGAACAAGGTATGCCATATCCTATTTTATACATGAGATTATGA
- the trxB gene encoding thioredoxin-disulfide reductase, with product MKVYDVVIVGGGPAGLSAALYAGRATLSTLLIEKEQVGGQIIMTSRIENYPGCVEEESGATLIDRMKKQAANFGVETISDEITEVDFSREIKVLKGQNETYRAKAIIIASGATSKRLGCEGEEMFIGRGVSYCATCDASFFRGLDVFVVGGGDTAVEEALFLTKFARKVTIIHRRDQLRAAKSIQEKARKNPKISFIWNSAIESLSGDGILEKVVIKNLKTGEKTEYVASPEDMTFGVFIFVGYEPNADLFKNELDLDKGYIKTDELMQTSVDGVYAAGDVRVKSLRQVVTAVADGAVSAVQAEKYINSLE from the coding sequence ATGAAAGTATATGACGTTGTTATCGTTGGCGGCGGACCTGCAGGACTTTCTGCTGCACTTTATGCGGGAAGAGCAACGCTTTCTACCTTGCTGATTGAAAAGGAACAAGTTGGCGGACAGATTATAATGACATCGAGAATTGAAAATTATCCGGGTTGTGTTGAGGAAGAATCCGGCGCAACTTTGATTGACCGCATGAAGAAACAGGCTGCAAATTTTGGTGTTGAAACAATTTCGGATGAGATAACAGAAGTTGATTTTTCAAGAGAAATCAAGGTTTTAAAAGGCCAAAACGAGACCTATCGTGCAAAGGCGATCATCATTGCATCCGGGGCGACTTCCAAACGGCTAGGTTGTGAAGGAGAAGAAATGTTCATTGGTCGCGGTGTTTCTTATTGTGCGACTTGCGATGCTTCTTTTTTCCGAGGACTGGATGTATTTGTAGTCGGTGGTGGAGACACAGCAGTGGAAGAAGCTCTTTTTCTTACAAAATTTGCAAGGAAAGTAACGATTATTCATCGCCGAGACCAACTGCGTGCTGCTAAATCCATACAGGAGAAAGCAAGGAAAAATCCTAAAATTTCTTTTATATGGAATTCGGCAATTGAATCTCTTTCCGGAGACGGTATTTTAGAAAAAGTGGTTATTAAAAATTTAAAAACAGGGGAAAAGACTGAATATGTGGCCAGTCCTGAGGATATGACCTTCGGTGTTTTCATTTTTGTAGGATATGAGCCAAATGCTGATTTATTTAAGAATGAATTGGATTTAGATAAGGGTTATATTAAAACGGATGAGTTAATGCAGACTTCCGTTGATGGTGTATATGCTGCGGGAGATGTTCGGGTGAAGAGCTTGCGTCAGGTTGTTACAGCAGTTGCTGATGGAGCAGTCAGTGCGGTACAGGCGGAAAAATATATAAATTCTTTGGAATAA
- a CDS encoding NAD(P)/FAD-dependent oxidoreductase: MKKYDVIIVGAGASGVFMSYEMTKRDNKAKVLMIDKGANLEKRVCPIKLGKVSNCIKCSPCHIMNGYGGAGTLSDGKYNITNQFGGDLHRYVGAEEALQLMEYVDEVLCEMGGADAKLYSTGSTDLKTTALRSNLHLLDAKVRHLGTDRNVRILGKIFDYTKDRIDTMFYTTISKVEKLGEGFSVTTDKGEQFQCNELVLATGRSGSKWISDVCNQMDIELESNRVDIGVRVELPAEVFKHITDEVYESKIVYKTDKYNDMVRTFCMNPYGEVVSENTNGIVTVNGHSYSDPALRTENTNFALLVSNKFTEPFKNSNEYGESIAKLSNMLGGGVLLQRFGDLVKGRRSSARRMEKCFTNPTLKATPGDLSLVIPKRQLDAIIEMIYALDKIAPGTANEDTLLYGVEVKFYNSKVQVDGNLETKVKGLYALGDGSGVTHSLSQASASGVWVARRLLERYQ, encoded by the coding sequence ATGAAAAAGTACGATGTAATTATTGTTGGAGCAGGTGCCAGCGGAGTATTTATGTCTTATGAAATGACGAAAAGAGATAATAAGGCAAAGGTTCTTATGATTGATAAAGGGGCAAACTTAGAAAAGAGAGTATGTCCAATCAAATTAGGGAAGGTAAGCAATTGCATTAAATGCAGTCCCTGCCATATTATGAACGGTTATGGTGGAGCTGGTACGCTTTCGGATGGAAAGTATAACATTACAAATCAATTTGGAGGCGATTTGCACCGCTATGTAGGTGCAGAGGAAGCTTTACAGCTGATGGAATATGTGGATGAAGTACTTTGTGAGATGGGTGGAGCCGATGCGAAGCTTTACTCAACCGGAAGCACGGATTTAAAGACAACTGCACTGCGCAGCAATTTACATTTGTTAGATGCTAAAGTGAGACATTTGGGAACTGATCGGAATGTGCGCATTTTAGGAAAGATTTTTGATTATACAAAAGATCGCATTGATACGATGTTTTATACTACAATATCAAAGGTGGAAAAGCTGGGAGAAGGTTTTTCCGTCACGACGGATAAAGGAGAGCAATTTCAGTGTAATGAATTGGTTCTTGCCACAGGACGTTCCGGTTCAAAATGGATTTCAGATGTCTGCAATCAAATGGACATTGAATTGGAATCCAATCGTGTGGACATCGGTGTGCGGGTAGAGCTTCCGGCTGAAGTATTTAAGCATATTACAGATGAAGTTTACGAAAGCAAAATTGTTTATAAGACCGATAAGTATAATGATATGGTGCGTACTTTCTGCATGAATCCTTATGGAGAAGTTGTTTCAGAAAATACGAACGGCATTGTAACCGTAAATGGTCATAGCTATTCTGATCCTGCATTGCGGACAGAAAATACTAATTTTGCATTACTTGTCTCAAATAAATTTACGGAGCCATTTAAAAACAGCAATGAATATGGTGAGTCGATTGCAAAGCTTTCGAACATGCTTGGCGGTGGTGTCTTATTACAGCGTTTTGGTGACTTAGTAAAAGGAAGAAGAAGCAGTGCGCGAAGGATGGAAAAATGTTTTACAAACCCGACATTAAAAGCGACACCGGGAGATTTGAGTTTGGTAATTCCGAAGAGACAGCTGGATGCCATCATTGAAATGATTTACGCATTGGATAAGATTGCACCCGGTACAGCAAATGAGGATACCTTGCTTTATGGTGTAGAAGTTAAATTTTATAATTCCAAGGTTCAAGTGGATGGAAATCTTGAGACGAAAGTAAAAGGCTTATATGCTTTGGGAGATGGCTCAGGTGTAACACATTCTCTGTCCCAGGCATCGGCCAGCGGCGTATGGGTAGCACGTAGGCTGCTTGAACGATATCAGTAA
- a CDS encoding DUF1292 domain-containing protein: MSEKEKCTHDGCGDECCCGGENDADFITLEFDDGVEVECEIMGLFDYDGKEYIALIPDDGSDDVYIYGYKETGEDEFELVDIEDDAEFEKVVAEFDKLTAEEV; this comes from the coding sequence ATGAGTGAGAAAGAAAAATGCACCCATGACGGCTGTGGTGATGAATGCTGTTGCGGCGGTGAAAATGATGCAGATTTTATCACGCTAGAATTTGATGATGGTGTTGAAGTAGAATGTGAAATTATGGGACTTTTCGACTATGATGGAAAAGAATACATTGCATTGATTCCGGACGATGGCAGTGACGATGTTTATATCTATGGATATAAGGAAACCGGAGAAGACGAGTTTGAATTAGTCGATATTGAAGACGATGCAGAATTTGAAAAGGTAGTTGCAGAGTTTGATAAGTTGACAGCAGAAGAAGTTTAA
- a CDS encoding NAD(P)H-dependent oxidoreductase, with translation MKVVIVMGSPRKKDSFNVCKEIENNLKLHNQDVEFDYIFLGEHHIEDCKGCMLCFQKSENSCPCRDDLNDLKKRLFSADGLIATSPVYAYQVTAQLKRFIDRMSYLFHRQELVGKPALIAVTTDGGGSKQVYKFLKMTLSGWGMDIVGDVQIISPTYFKDRLPKSAFGYDEYYHEQNSKKIKKISKHFYNRLSATQKRQPAFYDVFMFNCLRSKTYTSKVDRAYWEEKGWLNADYFYQIKMNPVKRIFGRAMKGFIHLVGARYLEK, from the coding sequence ATGAAAGTTGTTATTGTAATGGGCAGCCCCCGAAAAAAGGATAGCTTTAATGTATGCAAAGAGATTGAAAATAACCTAAAACTGCACAATCAAGATGTTGAGTTCGACTACATATTTCTTGGGGAGCACCACATCGAAGATTGCAAAGGCTGTATGCTTTGCTTTCAAAAAAGCGAAAATAGCTGTCCCTGTCGAGATGATTTGAACGACTTGAAAAAGCGTTTGTTCAGTGCTGACGGATTGATTGCCACAAGTCCTGTCTATGCATATCAAGTCACAGCGCAGTTAAAGCGTTTCATCGACAGAATGTCCTATTTATTTCACAGACAAGAACTGGTGGGCAAGCCTGCCTTGATTGCGGTAACGACAGATGGCGGAGGCAGTAAACAGGTTTATAAATTTCTGAAGATGACATTATCGGGCTGGGGTATGGACATCGTGGGAGATGTGCAGATTATTTCCCCCACATATTTTAAGGACCGCCTGCCCAAGAGTGCCTTTGGATATGATGAGTATTATCATGAGCAGAACAGTAAAAAAATTAAAAAGATATCAAAGCACTTTTACAATCGCCTTTCGGCAACACAAAAACGGCAGCCTGCATTTTATGATGTTTTTATGTTTAACTGTTTGCGTAGCAAAACCTATACATCCAAAGTGGATCGTGCCTATTGGGAAGAAAAAGGCTGGTTGAATGCGGACTATTTTTACCAGATTAAAATGAACCCTGTCAAAAGAATATTCGGACGCGCAATGAAAGGCTTTATACATTTGGTAGGTGCGAGATATTTAGAGAAATGA
- the uvrC gene encoding excinuclease ABC subunit UvrC translates to MFDIRENLKRLPDKPGVYLHKDKSGKVIYVGKAVSLKNRVRQYFQTPKRQDAKVRAMVSHIEEFEYIITDTEMEALILENNLIKKYMPQYNVLLRDDKTYPYIKVTMGEVYPRILKTRRVLSDGSKYFGPYTDVGAVNQMIDLLNDVFILKRCSAQNFANGFQPCLNYHIHRCRGICTGGISSEEYRKEIQKAIDYLNGKNKGLMEELERRMTEASANLQFEQAAQYRDQIAAVKAVSEKQKVVLSTTGDLDVVLLSRGQVGVHVIVFFVRQGKHSGRETYHLQAMPEESNAEVITAFLKQYYSPSVMAPKEILLEEELPEADLLEKWLSDLRGSNVKLTIPQKGEKKAFLDLSKRDVIELSKGLDERARNQQEKASAISEALSSFFGFQADNRWRIEAYDISNTNGIDSVGAMVVFENGKPVRKDYRRFKIRTIEGPNDYGSLQEVLYRRLKRGLKGDPSFSKMPDLLLMDGGKNQVAVVEQVLSALNLSIPVAGMVKDDHHRTRGLVYQQEELELRSNPVLFKYIASIQEEVHRFAIDYHRGLRSKKLRKSILDEIDGVGEKRKMALLSAFGSIDAIRQASTEELSKISGMNRSVAEKIHQHLNNSIVK, encoded by the coding sequence CGTGCAATGGTATCTCACATTGAAGAATTTGAGTACATTATTACGGATACGGAAATGGAAGCTTTGATCTTAGAAAATAATCTTATTAAAAAGTATATGCCGCAGTATAATGTACTTTTAAGAGATGATAAAACGTATCCCTATATTAAAGTGACTATGGGTGAGGTCTATCCGCGCATTTTGAAAACAAGAAGAGTTTTGTCAGATGGCTCCAAATATTTTGGGCCGTATACTGATGTAGGGGCAGTCAATCAAATGATTGATTTATTGAACGATGTTTTTATATTGAAACGATGTTCTGCACAAAACTTTGCAAATGGATTTCAACCTTGCTTAAACTACCATATACACCGGTGCAGGGGGATCTGTACGGGAGGTATCAGTTCAGAGGAGTACCGTAAGGAGATACAAAAGGCAATTGATTATTTAAATGGGAAAAATAAAGGCTTGATGGAAGAGTTGGAGAGACGTATGACAGAAGCATCAGCAAACCTTCAATTTGAACAGGCTGCACAATATCGAGATCAAATTGCCGCAGTGAAAGCGGTTTCGGAAAAGCAGAAAGTGGTTCTGAGCACTACCGGAGACTTGGATGTTGTTTTGCTTTCCAGAGGTCAGGTAGGGGTGCATGTGATTGTTTTTTTTGTAAGGCAGGGAAAACACAGCGGCCGAGAGACTTACCATTTACAGGCAATGCCGGAAGAGAGCAATGCAGAGGTGATAACGGCATTTTTAAAGCAGTATTATTCACCGAGTGTAATGGCACCAAAGGAAATTTTGTTAGAAGAGGAGCTGCCTGAGGCTGACTTACTGGAAAAGTGGCTATCGGATCTTCGTGGCAGTAATGTAAAATTAACCATACCGCAAAAAGGTGAAAAAAAGGCATTTTTAGACCTTTCCAAAAGAGATGTCATCGAACTTTCTAAGGGATTGGATGAACGGGCAAGAAATCAACAGGAAAAAGCATCTGCAATTTCTGAAGCATTATCCTCATTTTTTGGCTTTCAAGCGGATAATAGGTGGCGTATTGAGGCCTACGATATATCTAACACAAATGGGATTGATTCGGTTGGAGCAATGGTTGTATTTGAAAACGGAAAGCCGGTGCGCAAGGATTACCGCCGCTTTAAAATACGAACCATTGAAGGACCAAATGATTACGGCAGTTTGCAAGAAGTGTTGTATCGGAGACTAAAACGAGGGTTAAAAGGAGATCCTTCCTTTTCAAAGATGCCGGATCTTTTATTGATGGATGGTGGAAAGAATCAAGTTGCAGTGGTGGAGCAGGTGCTATCAGCGTTAAATCTTTCTATACCAGTGGCAGGAATGGTAAAAGATGACCATCATCGAACAAGAGGTCTGGTTTATCAGCAAGAAGAATTGGAGCTGCGGAGTAATCCTGTTTTGTTTAAATATATTGCTTCGATTCAGGAAGAAGTACATCGTTTTGCCATAGATTACCATAGAGGACTGCGGAGTAAGAAGTTGCGCAAATCAATATTAGATGAAATTGATGGAGTGGGAGAAAAAAGAAAGATGGCATTGCTGTCAGCTTTTGGAAGCATTGATGCAATTCGACAGGCGTCGACTGAAGAATTGAGCAAAATTTCTGGAATGAATCGAAGTGTAGCGGAAAAGATTCATCAACATTTGAATAATTCAATTGTGAAATAA